The genomic stretch AGCGGGTCCACCGGCGGTTGCTGCTCCAGCGGAGTGCCCTCCACCGCCACCAGGGCGTTGATCGGCACGCTCTCGGGATGGGGATCAAGGCCGGCCAGCACCTGCAGCAGACCGGCGCGGTCGCTGGTGGTCTCCCCCAGGCCGATGATGCCGCCGCAGCAGAGGGTGATGCCCGCCTGACGCACCCGGGCCAGGGTTTCCAGGCGCTCCTGGTAGGTGCGGGTGGTGATGATCCGCTCGTAGTGCTCGGGGCTGGTGTCGAGGTTGTGGTTGTAGGCGGTGAGGCCCGCCGCCGCCAGGCGCTCGGCCTGGGCGTCGGTGAGCATGCCGGCGGTCACGCAGGCCTCCAGACCCAGCTCACGCACACCGCGCACCATCGCCAGCATCGCCTCGAAGGGGGCCCCATCGCGGATGTCGCGCCAGGCCCAGCCCATGCAGAAGCGGTGGGCACCGGCCGCCTTCGCCGCCCGCGCCCGCGCCAGCACCGGCTCCACCTCCAGCTGTGGCCGTCCGCTGACGTCGCTGCTGTTGTGCATCGACTGGGGGCAGTAGGCGCAGTCTTCTTCGCAACCGCCGGTCTTGACGCTGAGCAGCGAGGCGAGCTGCACCCGGTAGCCGGGGTTGGCGGCCCGGTGCACGCCCTGAGACCGCCAGAGCAGGTCGATCAGCGGCATCTCCAGCAGCTCCTGGATCTCCTCGCGGCTCCAGTCGTGGCGCAGGTCAGGGGCACCAGCGGCGCTGGCCGGGGCGGCAGCGGCTGAGGGTCGGGCAGTGGTGGTCAACGGGGCAGGGAGCGGGAGGGGAGAGGGTCAGGCGCTGGGGGGATGAAGGGGCTCAACGCCACCGAAGCGCCGCTGGCGGCCCTGGTAATCCAGCACGGCCCGCAGCAGGGCCTGTTCATTGAAATCGGGCCAGAGCACATCGGTGATGTGGATCTCGGCGTAGGCCAGTTGCCAGAGCAGGAAATTGCTGATCCGGTACTCGCCGCTGCTGCGGATCAGCAGATCGGGATCCACCTCGCCCGCGGTGAGCAGCTCGGCCTCGAAGTGGGTCTCATCGATCGCGGCGGGATCGAGCTCACCGCGGGCAGCCTGCTCCGCCAGGCGCCGGGCCACCTGCACCAGCTCCCGCCGGCCGCCGTAGTTGGTGCAGACATTGAAGTGAATGCCGGTATTGGCGGCGGTGCGGGCCTCGGCAGCGGCAATGCGCTCCTGGAGGCCTTCCGGCAACTGCTTGAGGTCGCCCAGGAAACGGATGCGCACCCGCTCACGCTCGAGGGCCTGCAGCTCACGCGCGAGCACCCGCTCGAACAGGGCCATCAGGAAGGTCACCTCCTCGCCGGGCCGGTTCCAGTTCTCGGTGGAGAAGGCATAGACGGTGAGAGCACCGATGCCCCAGTCGCTGCAGAGGCGCAGGGTGCGCTTGAGGGCTTCCACTCCTTCTCGGTGACCCATCATCCGCGGCAGGCGCCGCTGGCTGGCCCAGCGGCCGTTGCCATCCATGATCACGGCCACATGGGCCGGCAACCGGGCGGGATCCAGACAGGCCGGCAGCAGCTCCGAGGGCTGGGCGGAAACCTGGATCGGGTCGGTGGTCGCCGGAGAGCGACTCATGCGCGGGATTCGGGCGTGTCCTCGGCCACGGTACGTCCAGTGGGAAGAGGCACCACCGAACCTCCCGAAGTCTTGGCCGGGGGTTTCGTGGACGAGGGAGCCAGGGCGGCGGTCAGCAGCTCACGCAGACGGCTGCTCGTGATCGGCCGCTCCAGCTTCCCCTGGCGGGCGAGGGAGAGGGTGCCGGTCTCCTCGGAGACCACGATGCAGAGGCAGCGGTCGAAGCGTTCGGTGATGCCGAGGGCCGCCAGGTGGCGGGTGCCATAGCGGGTGATGCCCTGGCGGGAGAGGGGCAGGATCACCCCGGCGGACAGGATCCGGCTGCCCCGCACCAGCAGGGCCCCGTCGTGCAGCGGCGTGTCCGCGGCGAAGAGGTTCAGCACCAGATCCACCGAGAGCATGGCGTCCAGCTCGATGCCTGGATTGAGGAAGTCTTCAGGTCGCAGATCGCTGCCCAGATCCACCAGGATCAAGGCTCCCCGGCGGCCCTGGGAGAGACGGCCAGCCGCCTCGGTGAGCATCGCCACCGCTCCTGACATCTCCTGGTCAACCCCCTGGTTGCCCAGAAGCACGTCGAGGCGGCCCGTGCCCAGCAGCTCCATCAGGCGCCGCAGCTCCCCCTGCCAGAGGATCGCCAGGGCCAGGCTGCAACCCAGCACCACGGCCTCCAGCAGGCGGGTGGTGAGGGGGAGATTGGCGAAGCGCTGGACCACCCAGACCAGGGCCACCAGAAACAGCCAGCCACGCAGGAGCCAGAGGGTGCGGGATTCGCGCACCCGCGCCAGCAACAGCATCCCGAGGGCGGAGGCAAACAGCAGATCCAGCAGCAGGCGCAGATCGAGGAGCCTCAGCCAGATCACAGAGCCCTAAAGCAGTTCGCTCATGTTACCGGCCGAAATCGTTCCGGCAGCAGGTCGTGGAGCAGCAGCTCGTCTGGTCGCTCCCGCCGTTGCACCAGCTCCGCCTGTCCCCCATGCACCAGCACCGCCGCAGGCCTTGGGATGCGGTTGTAGTTCGAGGCCATCGAGGCGTTGTAGGCGCCGGTGGCGAAGACCACCAGCAGATCACCGCTGCTGCTGGGGGGCAGGGCCAGGTCCTTGAGCAGCACGTCACCGGATTCGCAGTGCTTGCCCGCCACCGTGACCGTTTCCGTGGCCTCGGCCGTGGGGCGCTCCGCGAGCACCGAGGTGTAGCTCGACTGATAGGTGATCGGCCGGGGGTTGTCGCTCATGCCCCCATCCACCGAGAGGTAGGTGCGCAGGCCGGGGATCTGCTTGCGGCTGCCGATCGTGTAGACGGTCAGGCCGGCCGTGGCCACGAGGGAGCGCCCCGGCTCGCACAGCAGCCTGGGCAGCTCGAGATCCCGTTCGCGGCAGGCGCGCACCAGGGCCTCGGCCACCCCCTGCACCCACTCCTGGATGCTCGGGGGATCATCGGAGGCCACGTAGCGGATGCCCAGCCCGCCTCCCACGTTCAGATCACTCACGGGATGGCCGAGAGAGCGGGCCAGGGCCAGGGCATCCGCCATCACCCCGGCCAGGTCGCGGTGAGGCTGCAGTTCGAAGATCTGGGAGCCGATGTGGGCATGCAGGCCCGTGAGGCGGGCCCAGGGGCACCCGGCCAGGCGCTGCAGCACCGGCTCGAGCTGATCGGGGTCGAAGCCGAACTTGCTGTCGAGGTGGCCGGTGCGGATGTACTCATGGGTGTGGCACTCGATGCCGGGGGTGAAGCGCAGCATCAGCGGCACCACCCGGCCCGCCGCGGGGGCGATCTCGGCCAGGCGTTCGAGGTCGTGGTCGTTGTCGACCACGACGGTCACACCGTTGGCCACCGCCAGGGAGAGCTCCTCATCCGACTTGTTGTTGCCATGCAGGACGATCCGCTCCGGCGGCATGCCCCCCTCAAGGGCGGTGAGCAGCTCACCCGCCGAGACGGCATCGAGACCGAGGCCTTCGGAGGCCACCAGGGCGCTCAGCACCAGGCTGCTGTTGGCCTTGGAGGCGTAGAGCGCCAGGGAGGGGGCGGGATAGTGGGCGGCGAGGGCCTCCCGGTAGGCCCGGCAGCTGGCCCGCAGGGTGTCTTCATCCAGCACATAGAGGGGTGTGCCGTAGCGGCGAGCCAGCTCACCCAGATCACAGCCGCCCACCTGGAGTCTGTCCTGGCCGTCGAGGGCCGTGGTCAGCGGCGTGAGGTTGCGGTTGGGACTGAGGGCATCAGCGTCCGGCTCATAGGGACGCCTCGGCGGACTGGGCACAGCGACGTCGCCGACGGCCTGGTCAGCCGGAGTGACGGGAGAAACGGTCATCGGCGCCATCCTTGGGGCTGTGTCCTGATTGACCCCAATCGTAAGGATGAGCATCGAAGGGGCAGGGGCAGGACCGCACGGGCTGAAGACCCAGAGGCTGCGGCCCATCCACGCCGAGGCCTGCCACCGGCTGGATCGGCTCTGCCGGCCCCACGGCTGGGACCTGCCGCAGTGGCATCAGGAGCTGGAGGCCCAGCAGCGTGGGGACCGTGGCCGCTTTGTCCTGGGGGTGCTGCACGGCTCTCGGCTGGTGGCTGTGACCAGCGGTTGGCTGATCCTCGACGAGCTGCAGATCCTGGTGGTGCTGGTGCACCCCGCTCAGCGGCGGATCGGCCTGGCGCGGATGGTGCTCAGCGAGCTGATGCGGGAGGGCCGTGAGCAGGGCGCCAGCGGGGCCACCCTCGAGGTGGCGGCCGACAACACGGCCGCTCTCGGGCTCTACGGGTCGCTCGGATTCCGCAGCACCGGCCGTCGTCGCGGTTACTACCGCGATGGCCAGGATGCTCTGATCCAATGGTGCCAACTCGAGGGTGCGACTGGTTAGTTGTGTGTCCGCTGAGTGCAACACCTCCAACTGGCGATCACCAAGGTGCGGATTGCCGCCATTTGTTGATGCGTAAGGCCGTACGAATTCAGTCCTGAGCATGTGGCGATCAAGCCATGCCATCCCTGCTGTGGCAGCGGATCCGGCCGAATCGGAAGCAGAATCACGCACACCCTCTCAGCCCTGATAGGTTGGTGTGACTTGCACAGGCACCGCAGATGTTCGAGCGGTTTACCGAGAAGGCCATCAAGGTGATCATGCTGGCCCAGGAAGAGGCCCGAAGGCTGGGCCACAACTTCGTGGGTACCGAGCAGATCCTGCTGGGCCTGATCGGTGAGGGCACCGGTGTGGCCGCCAAGGTCCTCAAGTCGATGGGGGTCAACCTCAAGGACGCCCGGGTCGAGGTGGAGAAGATCATCGGCCGCGGCTCCGGCTTCGTGGCCGTTGAAATTCCGTTCACCCCCCGTGCCAAGCGCGTGCTGGAACTCTCCCTCGAGGAGGCTCGTCAGCTCGGGCACAACTACATCGGCACCGAGCACCTGCTCCTGGGCCTGATCCGGGAGGGTGAGGGCGTTGCCGCCCGGGTGCTGGAGAACCTCGGCGTCGACCTGGCCAAGGTGCGCACCCAGGTGATCCGCATGCTGGGTGAGACCGCGGAGGTCACCGCCGGCGGTGGTGGCAGCAAGGGCTCCACCAAGACGCCCACTCTCGATGAATTCGGCAGCAACCTCACCCAGCTGGCCGCCGAGGGCAAGCTTGATCCCGTGGTGGGCCGCCACAACGAGATCGATCGGGTCGTGCAGATCCTCGGGCGCCGCACCAAGAACAATCCCGTGCTGATCGGTGAACCGGGTGTCGGCAAGACCGCCATCGCCGAGGGCCTCGCCCAGCGCATCATCATCGGCGAAGTTCCCGACATCCTCGAGGACAAGCGGGTTCTCACCCTCGACATCGGCCTGCTGGTGGCCGGCACCAAGTACAGGGGCGAATTCGAGGAACGCCTCAAGAAGATCATGGAAGAGATCCGGGGCGCCGGCAACGTGATCCTCGTGATCGACGAAGTGCACACCCTGATCGGTGCCGGTGCCGCCGAAGGGGCGATCGACGCCGCCAACATCCTCAAGCCGGCCCTGGCCCGTGGCGAACTCCAGTGCATCGGCGCCACCACCCTGGATGAATACCGCAAGCACATCGAACGGGATGCAGCCCTGGAACGCCGCTTCCAGCCGGTGATGGTGGGCGAACCCTCCGTGGTCGACACCATCGAGATCCTGCGCGGTCTGCGCGAGCGCTACGAGCAGCACCATCGCCTGAAAATCAGCGATGAAGCTCTGGTGGCCGCCGCCACCCTCGGTGATCGCTACATCTCCGATCGTTTCCTGCCCGACAAGGCCATCGATCTGGTCGATGAAGCCGGCAGCCGCGTGCGCCTGATGAATTCCAAGCTGCCTCCGGCGGCCAAGGAGCTCGACAAGCAACTGCGGGCGATCCAGAAGCAGAAGGAGGACTCCGTCCGCCAGCAGGACTTCGGCAAGGCCGGCGAACTGCGCGACAAGGAAGTGGAACTGCGCGATCAGATCCGCTCGATCCTCCAGGCTCGACGCGACGAGGAGCCGGTGGCCTCAACCGCTGTGGAAGGATCCGCAGAAGCCACCGCCGAGGCCGAGGCCAGCACCGCAGCCGACAACGCCCTGGCCTCCTCCAGCGGCGAGCGTCATCCGGTGGTCACCGAAGAGGACATCGCCCAGATCGTGGCCTCCTGGACCGGTGTTCCCGTGCAGAAGCTCACCGAGAGCGAATCGGTGAAGCTGCTGAACATGGAGGAGACCCTGCACCAGCGCCTGATCGGCCAGGACGAAGCCGTCAAGGCCGTGTCCAAGGCCATCCGCCGCGCCCGGGTCGGTCTCAAGAACCCCAACCGCCCCATCGCCAGCTTCATCTTCTCCGGTCCCACCGGCGTGGGCAAAACGGAGCTCACCAAGGCCCTGGCCGCTTACTTCTTCGGCAGCGAGGAGGCGATGATCCGCCTCGACATGTCCGAGTTCATGGAGCGGCACACCGTCAGCAAGCTGATCGGTTCGCCTCCCGGCTACGTGGGCTTCAACGAAGGTGGCCAGCTCACGGAAGCCGTGCGCCGTCGTCCCTACACGGTGGTCCTCTTCGATGAGATCGAGAAAGCCCACCCCGACGTGTTCAACCTGCTGCTGCAGCTGCTGGAAGACGGTCGCCTGACCGACTCCAAGGGCCGCACGGTGGACTTCAAGAACACCCTGATCATCATGACCTCGAACATCGGCTCGAAGGTCATCGAGAAAGGCGGTGGTGGTCTCGGCTTCGAGTTCTCCGGCGCCGCAGTGGAGGAAACCCAGTACAACCGCATCCGCTCCCTGGTCAACGAGGAGCTCAAGCAGTACTTCCGTCCTGAGTTCCTCAACCGTCTCGACGAGATCATCGTCTTCCGGCAACTCAGCCGCGACGAGGTCAAGGAGATCGCCGAAATCATGCTGCGCGAAGTGTTCGGCCGCATGCAGGAGAAAGGCATCGGTCTTTCGGTCACCGAAGCCTTCAAGGAGCGCCTGGTCGAGGAGGGCTACAACCCCAGCTACGGGGCACGTCCCCTGCGCCGGGCCGTGATGCGCCTTCTCGAAGACTCCCTGGCGGAGGAATTCCTCTCCGGCCGCCTGAAGGAAGGGGATTCCGCCCTTGTCGATGTCAACGATGAGAAACAGGTGGTGATCCGCCACCAGACGGTGGTCGCAGAACCCGAACTGGCCGGTGCCAGCGTCTGACCACGCCTCGATGGTGACAGCTCTCAGTCAGCATGCGATCGCCCCCGCCCGTCTGGTGCGGGGGCCTTCAGCATGGTCGAGCTCGCTCGACTCCCTGCCCTCCCTCTGCCGACGCCCATTGCTGCTGGGCCGCAGCCAGGCCACCGCCCACCTGCGCGAGCGGGCCTGCGCCGATCTGAGGCGGCTGGGGCTCGACCCCCTGTCCGGAACCCTGCAGTTCGACTGTTGCGAGGATGACCTCCAGCGTCTGGCGGCGCAAGCCGTGGCCAGCCGCTGCGACGGAGTGATCGCCATGGGCGGTGGCAAGGTGCTGGACGCGGGCAAGCTGCTGGCCCATCGCCTCGGTCTGGCCTGCATCACCGTGCCCACCAGCGCCGCCACCTGCGCCGGCTGGACCGCCCTGGCCAACCTCTATTCAGCCGATGGAGCCTTCCGCTCCGATGTGGCGCTGGATCGCTGCCCCGACCTGCTGATCTTCGATCACGATCTGGTGCTCCAGGCTCCCCCGCGCACGCTGGCCAGCGGGATCGCCGATGCCATCGCCAAGTGGTATGAGGCTTCAGTGAGCAGCGGCGCCAGTGGCGATGGCCTCGTGCAGCAGGCGGTGCAGCAGGCCCAGGTGCTCCGCGATCAGTTGCTGCTTGAGGGGGAGGCCGCCATGGCCGAACCCGGTGGCGAGGCCTGGGTGCGGGTGGCGGAGGCGGCGGCGCTCACGGCCGGCCTGATCGGTGGCCTGGGGGGGGCCCGCTGCCGCACCGTGGCCGCCCATGCCGTCCACAACGGTCTCACCCAGCTGCCCGCCTGCCATCACCGTCTCCACGGTGAGAAGGTCGGCTATGGCGTTCTCACCCAGCTGCGGCTGGAGGAGTTGCTCGGTGGCCACCGCCTGGCCAGCCAGGCCCGACGCCAGCTGATCCCCTTCTTCAGGGCCCTGGGTCTGCCGGTGAGCCTCGAGGAGATCGGCCTCGCCGAGGCCAGCCTCAACGACCTCAACACCGTCTGCGACTTCGCCGTGCTCCCCGGCTCAGATCTGCACCATCTGCCCTTCCCCGTGAACGCCAACGACCTGCTGACCGCCATGGTGAGCACCACGGCTTCGGCGCATGGGACCGAAGCGGCTCCAGCCCCATGCGCCGAAGCCAGCCTCTGCCCAGAGATCAGCCCTTGAGCCGCTTCCCCCAGGCGGAGTGGTGCCAGGGTCCGGAGTTGATCGCCAGAGCCGCCAGCAACCTCCTCGATCCCCAGGGACGTGACCTGGCTGGACGCGTGCAGTGGTGGGAACTGCCGGGATACAGCGGGCGTTGGCCCGTGGCTGTGCTTGGAGATGGCAGCCCCCTGCTGCTTCTGCATGGCTTCGACAGTTCTCTGCTTGAGTTCCGCCGGCTGGCGCCGCTGCTGGCACCCCGCTTTCGCCTCTACATTCCCGACCTCCACGGTTTCGGCTTCACCCCCCGGTCCGCCGCCGGCCGGTACGACCCCAGTGGTGTTCTCGACCACCTCACGGCCGTGGTGAAGCGGATCGAAGCGGCCTCAGCCCCAGACCCACCACAGCCCCTGGGCGTCATCGGCGCCTCCATGGGCGGTTCTGCGGCGGTGGAGCTGGCCCGGCGCCTGCCCGAGCGCGTGGACCGCCTGCTGTTGCTGGCACCCGCCGGTCTCACCGGACGTCCCATGCCCCTGCCCCCCCTGCTCGATCGCCTGGGGGTGCGGTTTCTCGCCCTGCCGGGGGTGAGGCGCGGGCTTTGCCGACAGGCCTTTGCCGACCCTGACGCCAGTGTGGGGCCCGCCGAAGAAGAGATCGCCTCCCTGCACCTGCAGGTGATCGGCTGGGGCGAGGCGCTGGGCCGGTTCGCCCGCAGTGGAGGCTTCGCCGGCTGCGGCGCCCCCCTGCCGGGACAGCCCCTGAAAGTGCTGTGGGGAGCCGATGACCGGATCCTGCGGCAGCCGCAGAAGCGGGCGGCCCTGGCTCTGCTGGGTGATCGGGTCGAGGAGTTGACGGCCTGCGGCCATCTGCCTCATCTGGACCGCCCCGAGGCCGTGGCCGCCGCCTGCTGAAGGCAGAGGCGGCCGGAGGGCCTGCGGGATGTCAGCTCACCAGAGGCCGCGGATCGGTGCGGACTCTGGCATGGGCTGCACGTAGGGTTCAGGTTCGGGCTGAGGCTCCGGCTGGGGAGTCGGCGCTGGGGTCACCACCACTGCCTGGGCAGCCGGCTGGCCGAAGCGGTAGCGGAAGCCCACCTTGGCGCCGAAATCGTTGTAGGAGTCGTAGCGGATGTTGTCGCCACTGAATCCGGAGGCACCGGAGTAGGTGCCCTCGACATAGACATCACTGGCGTTGCTCACGCCGTAGCTGACCCCCACCTTGGCCTGCCAACCGAACAATCCCTGGTTCGTGGTTCCAGTGGAAACACTGTTGCCACCACTGGAGACCTTGATGCGTGGAGTGCTCAGGTTGGTGTACCCGATACCGCCACCGATGTAGGGAGTCCAGCGGCTGCCGGTGCTGATGTCCCAGTAGCCACTGGCGAAGATGTCATTCTTGTTGATGACACCAGAAGAGCTCAGATTGTAATTGTTGCCGTTGGATGAGAAGGACACGTCGTTGACGCTGCCCCGGGTGTAGACGTAGCTCAGCTCAGTGCGGATCGCGCCAAAGTCGTAGCCAACTGCGAGATCGCCGGAGAAGCCTCCACCGAAACTCAGATCGCCGTTGACGTTTTCGAAGCCGCGCTCCGTGAGATTACGGGTGCGCACACCCGTAGTGGTGGGCCAGGCGGCGCCAAGGCCAAGTCCGAGGTACCAGCCGGTGCCCTGCTCATAGGGCACGGGTTCCGTGCTGCCGTAGTTCTGGGCCACGGTGGTGTCGGTCCTGACGGCGGGCTCTGCGCCCGGACTGAGGGCAATGGCGGCACCATCGGGAGCCAGCAGGGCCGCCGCACCGGCGGTCGCCGCGGCGGCGGGCTCCGCGGCACGGGCCGGGATGGCGAGGAGGGCGCCGGCGGCACTGGCGGCAACCCCCGAGAGCACAAGGGAAGGAATTCGGAAGTTCATGACGGACACAGTGACCATATCCACGGTCCAAGCACGGACGAGGCCTTCAGGCCACAGGCGAGGGCCAGACCTTCACCTGGCCGTCAGGTGTCCCTGCTGGCCGGGTGAAAGCCGTGGAACCTGCTCTGTTAGGAGGAGCACTCCCGACCTCGCCTGCATGGCTGGAGCCGAACCCGCACAGCCGTCGCGTTCGCCCAGCAGCGGCCCTGTGCTGCAGCTGCTGGCCTCAGGCCTCCAGCTCTGGATCCGCAGCCAGTGCGAGGCCGTCGAGAACCTGGAGATTCAGCTGCACGGTTCCGCCCTGAACCTGCTGCGCGGCCGCCTCGACGGGGTCAGTCTGCTGGCCCGCCGGGTGGTGTACCAGGGCCTGGAGATCGAACGTGTCCAGCTGCGGAGTGATCCCCTGCGCATCCAGGTCGGCGGGGTTCTGCGCGGCCAGCCGGTGCTGCTGGAGCATGCATTCCTGATCCGCGGCTCAGTGGCGTTCACGGCCGATGGGTTGAGCAGTTCCCTGAACCGTCCCCGCTGGAGGGAGCTCAGTGACCAGCTCGGTGACCAGCTGCTGGGCCTGGGGCCCCTCCGGCAGCTGCGCATCAGTCGAGGCATCCTGATCGTCGCCGCCGAGGCCCGGGGAGAGCCCAGGCTGATGGAGCTGGAGACCCTTCCTGAGGCCGACCAGGGCAGTGTGGTCATCCGTGACCTCAACGGGATGCTGCGGGGGCGCCTGCCGATGGACCCCAACATCCGCATCGAGCGGGCCACCCTCGAGGCCGACATGCTCCAGCTCGAGGGCCAGGCCAGGGTCTCCCCCTGAGTCAACTTCCTGCTGGCGCGGACCTGATCAGCTCCTCAGCCCAGAAGCGGCACCAGCAGAGTCACGAAGTAATAGACCACCGCCGGGGTGAACAGGAAACTGTCGATCCGATCAAGAATTCCCCCGTGCCCCGGGATGGCATCACCGGAATCCTTCACCCCCGCATCCCGCTTCATCATCGATTCGGTGAGGTCGCCCACCAGGGCGAACAGCGACACCACGCCTCCCAGCAGCCCGCCCACCACCCAGCCCCAGCGCCAGCCCAGCAGCTGACCGCCCACCACGCCCACCAGCACGGCGCTGGCCACGCCGCCGAACGCTCCCTCCACCGTCTTGCCGGGCGAGATGGGCGAGAGGGGGTGGGCCCCGAAACGGCGACCGATCACGTAGGAGCCGATGTCGGTGGCCACCACCATCAGACAGGCCATCAGGGTGAGCGCCATCCCAGGGGTGAAGGGCCAGCCGGCTCCCTGGAGCTGGGGGGCCAGAGCGGGATCGACCAGATCACGCAGACGCAGCCAGTGGCTGGGCAGAAAACCCAGATAGAACAGACCGAAGATCGAGGCGGCGATGTCGGCGATGGTGCCGGTCACGGGCTGAAGCAGCAACCAGCCGCAGATCACCGCGCCCGACACCGGCACCACCGACGCCGCCAGATCGACCGCCATGCCGCCGCCGCTGGCCCACTGGGTGGCGAACAGCAGCAGCTGGCAGGCCACCAGGGTGGTCTTGGTGGCGGGCCGGATGCCCTTGAACTGGGCCAGCCGGAAGAACTCCAGCAGGCCAAGGTGCACGATCACGCCCACCGCCACGGTGAACCACCAGCCCCCCAGGCTGACCACGACCAGACCAAAGCCACCGGCCGCGAAGCCGCTGAACAGCCGTGAAAGCGAGGTGCGCGGCCGTGAACCCTGACTCACCCGTTGCGCTCGGCAGCGATCAGGAAGAGGGGTTCAGCCGCCGCCAGGCGGGCCTGACTGCCGCGGCGCTGCAT from Synechococcus sp. CBW1107 encodes the following:
- a CDS encoding phosphatidate cytidylyltransferase; the encoded protein is MSQGSRPRTSLSRLFSGFAAGGFGLVVVSLGGWWFTVAVGVIVHLGLLEFFRLAQFKGIRPATKTTLVACQLLLFATQWASGGGMAVDLAASVVPVSGAVICGWLLLQPVTGTIADIAASIFGLFYLGFLPSHWLRLRDLVDPALAPQLQGAGWPFTPGMALTLMACLMVVATDIGSYVIGRRFGAHPLSPISPGKTVEGAFGGVASAVLVGVVGGQLLGWRWGWVVGGLLGGVVSLFALVGDLTESMMKRDAGVKDSGDAIPGHGGILDRIDSFLFTPAVVYYFVTLLVPLLG
- a CDS encoding DUF2993 domain-containing protein; its protein translation is MAGAEPAQPSRSPSSGPVLQLLASGLQLWIRSQCEAVENLEIQLHGSALNLLRGRLDGVSLLARRVVYQGLEIERVQLRSDPLRIQVGGVLRGQPVLLEHAFLIRGSVAFTADGLSSSLNRPRWRELSDQLGDQLLGLGPLRQLRISRGILIVAAEARGEPRLMELETLPEADQGSVVIRDLNGMLRGRLPMDPNIRIERATLEADMLQLEGQARVSP